In Sphingomonas sp. Leaf357, a single genomic region encodes these proteins:
- the pyrE gene encoding orotate phosphoribosyltransferase produces the protein MTEDEVLDEFRAAEALLEGHFILSSGLRSPRYLQCARVLMDPARGARLAEALVARLPADVRASIQAVVSPAMGGVIAGHEMGRALGVAAMFLERPAGIFELRRGFRLEPGTRVFMMEDVVTTGLSSREAIAAIVRAGGETVAAGALVDRSSGRADLGVPFFPLIRIDVPTYAADALPPELEAIPAIKPGSRAA, from the coding sequence ATGACGGAAGACGAGGTTCTGGACGAATTCCGCGCCGCCGAGGCGCTGCTGGAGGGGCATTTCATCCTGTCGTCCGGCCTGCGTTCGCCGCGATACCTGCAATGCGCGCGCGTGTTGATGGATCCGGCGCGGGGCGCCCGGTTGGCCGAGGCGCTGGTCGCGCGCCTGCCGGCCGACGTCCGCGCGTCGATCCAGGCGGTCGTCTCGCCGGCGATGGGCGGGGTGATCGCCGGACACGAAATGGGCCGCGCGCTGGGCGTCGCGGCGATGTTCCTCGAACGGCCTGCCGGCATCTTCGAACTGCGACGTGGTTTCCGGCTGGAGCCGGGCACGCGCGTGTTCATGATGGAAGACGTGGTGACGACCGGCCTGTCGTCCCGCGAGGCGATCGCCGCGATCGTGCGCGCGGGCGGCGAAACGGTCGCGGCCGGCGCGCTGGTCGATCGTTCGTCGGGCAGGGCCGATCTCGGCGTCCCGTTCTTCCCGCTGATCCGGATCGACGTGCCGACCTATGCCGCCGATGCCCTGCCGCCCGAACTGGAGGCGATCCCGGCGATCAAGCCGGGGAGCCGGGCTGCGTGA
- the coxB gene encoding cytochrome c oxidase subunit II, with amino-acid sequence MTGFKSIALAAGLLVAGAGYAAAPPAAPTAPTAPAVTAPAPATVAPVTAAPAAAPASASPALAQDGAYAIAPTAGIGQPVNGHYGIQPQVTKNGERAHHFHDAILVPVITVVSLFVLGLLFWVVYRYRAAKNAVPSKTSHNTAIEIVWTLAPVLILVLLAVPSIGLLQAQFKPAPANAITLKAIGNQWYWSYQYPDNGGFEITANLLKEKGDPSLAAGARFRTDADGPRLLATDNRIVLPVGVPIRLITTANDVIHSWAVPAFWIKLDAVPGRLNETSFTIEKPGVYFGQCSELCGARHGYMPIAVEAVPLAQFNAWVLAKGGSVKGAKPSTAPAALTPQAAGAAAAPASNITDGAVENATAVAPATTQGATGNPAGAGTGQ; translated from the coding sequence ATGACGGGGTTCAAATCGATCGCACTGGCAGCCGGGCTGCTGGTGGCTGGCGCGGGCTATGCCGCGGCGCCGCCCGCTGCACCGACCGCTCCCACCGCGCCTGCCGTCACCGCGCCGGCACCCGCCACGGTGGCTCCGGTCACGGCCGCGCCTGCCGCTGCGCCAGCATCGGCCAGCCCTGCCCTGGCGCAGGACGGCGCCTATGCGATCGCGCCCACCGCCGGCATCGGCCAGCCGGTGAACGGCCATTACGGCATCCAGCCGCAGGTGACCAAGAACGGCGAACGCGCGCATCATTTCCACGATGCGATCCTCGTGCCGGTGATCACCGTCGTCTCGCTGTTCGTGCTCGGACTGCTGTTCTGGGTGGTGTATCGCTACCGCGCGGCGAAGAACGCCGTGCCGTCCAAGACCAGCCACAACACCGCGATCGAGATCGTCTGGACGCTGGCCCCGGTGCTGATCCTCGTGTTGCTCGCGGTGCCGTCGATCGGGCTGCTGCAGGCCCAGTTCAAGCCCGCGCCGGCCAACGCCATCACGCTGAAGGCGATCGGCAACCAATGGTATTGGTCGTATCAATACCCGGATAACGGTGGCTTCGAGATTACCGCGAACCTGCTGAAGGAAAAGGGCGATCCGTCGCTTGCCGCCGGCGCGCGCTTCCGCACCGATGCCGACGGCCCGCGCCTGCTCGCGACCGACAACCGGATCGTGCTGCCGGTCGGCGTGCCGATCCGTCTGATCACCACCGCCAACGACGTGATCCACAGCTGGGCGGTTCCCGCCTTCTGGATCAAGCTGGACGCGGTGCCCGGTCGCCTGAACGAGACGAGCTTCACGATCGAGAAGCCGGGCGTCTATTTCGGCCAGTGCAGCGAACTCTGCGGCGCGCGCCACGGCTACATGCCGATCGCGGTCGAGGCCGTTCCACTCGCGCAGTTCAACGCCTGGGTGCTGGCCAAGGGCGGCTCGGTCAAGGGTGCCAAGCCCTCGACCGCGCCCGCCGCGCTGACCCCGCAGGCCGCCGGTGCCGCCGCGGCCCCGGCCAGCAACATCACCGACGGCGCAGTCGAGAATGCGACCGCCGTCGCTCCTGCCACCACCCAGGGCGCGACGGGCAACCCCGCCGGCGCCGGCACGGGACAGTAA
- the ctaD gene encoding cytochrome c oxidase subunit I: MTDTAIHSSAFTAHGHDDHAHDTEHKPAFFARWFMSTNHKDIGTLYLIFAIIAGIIGGSVSGLMRAELAHPGIQYLQGWASMLHGGPASLDESLHLWNVLVTAHGLIMVFFMVMPAMIGGFGNWFVPIMIGAPDMAFPRMNNISFWLLVPAFSLLLASPFFGGAGNGWTLYAPLSTYGEPGPSTDMAILSLHLAGASSILGAINFITTIFNMRAPGMTLHKMPLFVWSVLVTAFLLLLALPVLAAAITMLLTDRNFGTTFFDPSGGGDPILYQHLFWFFGHPEVYIMILPGFGIVSHIISTFSKKPVFGYLGMAYAMVAIGVVGFVVWAHHMFTTGLSVNTKMYFTAATMVIAVPTGIKIFSWIATMWGGSMSFKTPMVWAIGFIFMFTVGGVTGVVLANGGVDDYMQDTYYVVAHFHYVLSLGAVFSLFAGFYYWFPKMSGKMYNEFLGQLHFWVFFIGVNVMFFPMHFLGLQGQPRRMPDYTDGLAHWNYVATVGYMIMAAGMVVFFVNLFWSLFAGKKAPDNPWGEGATTLEWTLSSPPPFHQFETLPRID; encoded by the coding sequence ATGACCGATACCGCCATCCATTCGTCCGCGTTCACGGCCCATGGCCATGACGATCATGCGCACGACACCGAACACAAGCCGGCATTCTTCGCACGCTGGTTCATGTCGACCAACCACAAGGACATCGGGACGCTGTACCTGATCTTCGCGATCATCGCGGGGATCATCGGCGGTTCGGTCTCCGGCCTGATGCGCGCCGAACTGGCACATCCGGGCATCCAGTATCTGCAGGGCTGGGCCTCGATGCTGCATGGCGGTCCGGCCAGCCTCGACGAATCGCTCCATCTCTGGAACGTCCTCGTCACCGCGCACGGCCTGATCATGGTGTTCTTCATGGTCATGCCGGCGATGATCGGCGGCTTCGGCAACTGGTTCGTGCCGATCATGATCGGCGCGCCAGACATGGCCTTCCCGCGCATGAACAACATCTCGTTCTGGCTGCTGGTCCCCGCCTTCTCGCTGCTGCTCGCCTCGCCGTTCTTCGGTGGCGCGGGTAACGGCTGGACGCTCTACGCACCGCTCTCCACCTACGGCGAACCGGGGCCGTCGACCGACATGGCGATCCTGTCGCTGCATCTGGCTGGCGCATCGTCGATCCTGGGTGCGATCAATTTCATCACCACGATCTTCAACATGCGCGCACCGGGCATGACGCTGCACAAGATGCCGCTGTTTGTGTGGTCGGTGCTGGTCACCGCGTTCCTGCTGCTGCTGGCGCTGCCGGTGCTGGCCGCGGCGATCACGATGCTGCTGACCGATCGCAACTTCGGCACCACCTTCTTCGATCCGTCGGGCGGTGGCGATCCGATCCTGTACCAGCATCTGTTCTGGTTCTTCGGCCATCCCGAAGTGTACATCATGATCCTGCCGGGCTTCGGCATCGTCAGCCACATCATCTCGACCTTCTCGAAGAAGCCGGTGTTCGGCTATCTCGGCATGGCCTATGCCATGGTCGCGATCGGCGTGGTCGGGTTCGTCGTGTGGGCGCACCACATGTTCACGACGGGTCTGAGCGTGAACACCAAGATGTACTTCACCGCCGCGACGATGGTGATCGCGGTCCCCACCGGCATCAAGATCTTCTCGTGGATCGCGACGATGTGGGGCGGATCGATGAGCTTCAAGACCCCGATGGTCTGGGCGATCGGCTTCATCTTCATGTTCACCGTCGGCGGCGTGACCGGCGTGGTGCTCGCGAACGGCGGCGTCGACGACTATATGCAGGACACCTATTACGTGGTGGCGCATTTCCACTACGTGCTGTCGCTGGGTGCGGTCTTCTCGCTGTTCGCCGGGTTCTACTACTGGTTCCCGAAGATGTCGGGCAAGATGTACAACGAGTTCCTCGGCCAGCTGCACTTCTGGGTGTTCTTCATCGGCGTGAACGTGATGTTCTTCCCGATGCACTTCCTGGGCCTGCAGGGTCAGCCGCGCCGCATGCCCGATTACACCGACGGGCTGGCGCACTGGAACTACGTCGCCACGGTCGGCTACATGATCATGGCCGCAGGCATGGTGGTGTTCTTCGTCAACCTGTTCTGGTCGCTGTTCGCGGGCAAGAAGGCCCCCGACAATCCCTGGGGCGAAGGTGCGACGACGCTGGAATGGACCCTGTCCTCCCCGCCGCCGTTCCACCAGTTCGAGACGCTGCCGCGGATCGACTAA
- a CDS encoding heme o synthase, protein MTATTLPLPADWRDFLALTKPRVMTLVVFTGLCGMLAAPVTIDPVLGFTAILCIALGAGAAGALNQWYEADIDSKMKRTQGRPLPAGRMERGSALHFGVGLAAFSVILLGLATNVLAAAILTVSILFYVLVYTVWLKRRTPQNIVIGGAAGAFPPLIGWAAATGDIATLPVLLFVLVFLWTPPHFWALALFMKTDYAAAGVPMLPVVAGERATRTQIGLYTIPMAAAAIAPWALGLTGAIYGWVAVATTALFAAMAAQVATRRTRPDDTMRPEKRLFAYSILYLFILFGALVADHWI, encoded by the coding sequence ATGACCGCGACGACTCTCCCTTTGCCCGCCGACTGGCGCGATTTTCTGGCGCTCACCAAGCCGCGCGTGATGACGCTCGTCGTGTTCACCGGGCTGTGCGGGATGCTCGCGGCCCCCGTCACGATCGATCCCGTGCTGGGCTTCACCGCGATCCTGTGCATCGCGCTCGGTGCGGGCGCGGCGGGCGCGCTGAACCAGTGGTACGAGGCGGATATCGATTCCAAGATGAAGCGCACGCAGGGCCGCCCGCTGCCCGCCGGGCGGATGGAACGCGGATCGGCGCTGCATTTCGGGGTCGGGCTGGCAGCGTTCTCGGTGATCCTGCTCGGGCTGGCCACCAACGTGCTGGCCGCTGCCATCCTCACCGTCTCGATCCTGTTCTACGTCTTGGTCTACACCGTATGGCTGAAGCGCCGCACGCCGCAGAACATCGTCATCGGCGGGGCGGCGGGCGCGTTTCCGCCGTTGATCGGCTGGGCCGCCGCGACCGGCGACATCGCGACTTTGCCGGTCTTGCTGTTCGTGCTCGTCTTCCTGTGGACGCCGCCGCATTTCTGGGCGCTCGCGCTCTTCATGAAGACCGATTATGCCGCCGCCGGCGTGCCGATGTTGCCCGTCGTGGCGGGCGAGCGCGCGACGCGAACCCAGATCGGCCTCTACACGATCCCGATGGCCGCCGCCGCGATCGCGCCCTGGGCGCTTGGGCTGACCGGCGCGATCTATGGCTGGGTGGCGGTGGCGACGACCGCATTGTTCGCCGCGATGGCGGCGCAGGTCGCGACCCGGCGCACGCGCCCGGACGACACGATGCGCCCGGAAAAGCGCCTGTTCGCCTATTCGATCCTGTATCTGTTCATTCTGTTCGGCGCGCTCGTCGCCGACCATTGGATCTGA
- a CDS encoding cytochrome c oxidase assembly protein, whose amino-acid sequence MSGTGRTALFAVLGICFMTGLAWASVPLYRLFCQATGLNGTTQRGLAAPGAVDGKIRIDFDTNVSPKLPWKFEPENPSETVDIGARDMVFFNATNTSGKPITGTATFNVTPAQAGKYFTKIQCFCFTQQTLKAGETARMPVIFFVDPKIMADPDAKDIRTITLSYTFYPVDSGKAAS is encoded by the coding sequence ATGAGTGGAACGGGCCGCACCGCCTTGTTCGCGGTGCTGGGCATCTGCTTCATGACCGGGCTCGCCTGGGCCAGCGTGCCGCTTTATCGCCTGTTCTGTCAGGCGACCGGCCTGAATGGCACCACGCAACGCGGGCTCGCCGCCCCCGGCGCTGTGGACGGCAAGATCCGCATCGATTTCGACACCAATGTCAGCCCAAAGCTGCCGTGGAAGTTCGAGCCGGAAAATCCGTCCGAGACCGTCGATATCGGCGCGCGCGACATGGTGTTCTTCAACGCCACCAATACGAGCGGCAAACCGATCACCGGCACCGCGACGTTCAACGTGACGCCGGCGCAGGCAGGCAAGTATTTCACCAAGATCCAGTGCTTCTGCTTCACCCAGCAGACGCTGAAAGCGGGCGAGACGGCACGCATGCCGGTAATCTTCTTCGTCGATCCGAAGATCATGGCGGACCCGGATGCGAAAGATATCCGCACGATCACGCTCAGTTACACGTTTTACCCGGTGGATTCCGGCAAAGCAGCAAGCTAG
- a CDS encoding cytochrome c oxidase subunit 3, with amino-acid sequence MAGAKNHDYHILAPDPWPIIGSFSALAMAAGGILWMHGGHVGHPNGGGVVFFLGLLGVLTTMFCWWGNVIKEAHAGDHTPVVQLHLRYGMILFIASEVMFFVGWFWAFFDFSLFPAPVELAAGVPGLIADAAKGAATWPPKGLEVIDAFKFPLLNTLILLTSGTTVTWAHHALIHGQRGGEKTGLWGLIGVGNKDGVLKGLWLTIVLGILFSSIQAYEYSEAPFPFKGINYGASFFMATGFHGFHVLIGTIFLIVCLVRAYKGDFTPKQHFGFEAAAWYWHFVDVVWLFLFVTIYVWGGWGAPVHGG; translated from the coding sequence ATGGCCGGCGCCAAGAACCACGATTACCATATTCTCGCGCCCGATCCGTGGCCGATCATCGGCTCGTTTTCGGCACTCGCCATGGCGGCGGGCGGCATCCTGTGGATGCATGGCGGGCATGTCGGCCATCCCAATGGCGGCGGCGTGGTCTTCTTCCTCGGCCTGCTCGGCGTGCTGACCACCATGTTCTGCTGGTGGGGCAACGTGATCAAGGAAGCGCATGCCGGCGATCACACACCCGTCGTGCAGCTTCACCTGCGCTACGGCATGATCCTGTTCATCGCCTCCGAAGTCATGTTCTTCGTCGGCTGGTTCTGGGCGTTCTTCGATTTCTCGCTGTTTCCGGCACCGGTCGAGCTGGCCGCCGGCGTGCCCGGCCTGATCGCCGATGCCGCCAAGGGCGCGGCGACCTGGCCACCCAAGGGCCTGGAGGTGATCGACGCCTTCAAGTTCCCGCTGCTCAACACGCTGATCCTGTTGACCAGCGGTACGACCGTCACCTGGGCACACCATGCCCTGATCCACGGCCAGCGCGGTGGCGAGAAGACTGGCCTGTGGGGCCTGATCGGCGTCGGCAACAAGGACGGCGTGCTGAAGGGCCTGTGGCTGACGATCGTGCTCGGCATCCTGTTCAGCTCGATCCAGGCCTACGAATATTCGGAGGCGCCGTTCCCGTTCAAGGGCATCAACTACGGCGCGTCCTTCTTCATGGCGACGGGCTTCCATGGCTTCCACGTGCTGATCGGCACGATCTTCCTGATCGTCTGCCTGGTGCGCGCCTATAAGGGCGATTTCACCCCGAAGCAGCATTTCGGCTTCGAGGCGGCGGCCTGGTACTGGCACTTCGTCGATGTGGTGTGGCTGTTCCTGTTCGTCACGATCTACGTCTGGGGCGGCTGGGGGGCGCCGGTCCACGGCGGTTGA
- a CDS encoding DUF983 domain-containing protein codes for MQVALGGVCPRCGAKTLFDGFATFAPKCAKCGLDLSSFNVGDGPAAFLTLILGAIVTALAITLELTLHPPLWVHMLIWIPVTAVGVIVSLRAAKGALIAAEYRNAAREGRISDTLDEG; via the coding sequence ATGCAGGTAGCCCTGGGGGGCGTATGCCCGCGCTGCGGCGCGAAGACCCTGTTCGACGGGTTCGCCACTTTCGCCCCGAAATGTGCGAAGTGTGGGCTGGATCTCAGCAGCTTCAACGTCGGCGACGGCCCTGCGGCATTTCTCACGCTGATCCTCGGCGCGATCGTCACCGCACTCGCGATCACGCTCGAACTCACGCTGCATCCGCCGCTCTGGGTGCACATGCTGATCTGGATCCCGGTGACGGCAGTTGGCGTGATCGTGTCGCTGCGCGCCGCGAAAGGCGCACTGATCGCCGCCGAATATCGCAACGCCGCGCGCGAGGGCCGGATCAGCGATACACTGGATGAGGGTTGA
- a CDS encoding SURF1 family cytochrome oxidase biogenesis protein — protein sequence MKRVPVIATIVVALAIAAMIGLGLWQLQRKTEKEALLVQYAANITRPPIAFPAIPVDDTLLFRKASGMCLEPVAWSERSGRNSKGGSGWRQIARCRTGVEGPGMTVQVGVARAAGGKPAWKGGEVHGYITHAPDDQPLILSLIGKSRPKTLMLVSDTPAAGLDANPGPDLSAVPNNHLAYAVQWFIFAALAGIIYVLALRWRGTSPAKPSS from the coding sequence ATGAAGCGCGTGCCCGTGATCGCGACGATCGTCGTCGCTCTGGCCATCGCGGCGATGATCGGCCTTGGGCTCTGGCAATTGCAGCGCAAGACCGAAAAGGAGGCGCTGCTCGTCCAATATGCCGCCAATATCACGCGCCCGCCGATCGCCTTCCCCGCCATACCGGTCGATGACACTCTGCTGTTTCGCAAGGCGAGCGGCATGTGCCTGGAGCCGGTCGCGTGGAGCGAGCGCTCGGGCCGCAATTCGAAGGGCGGCTCGGGCTGGCGCCAGATCGCGCGATGCCGCACCGGTGTCGAAGGGCCGGGGATGACGGTGCAGGTGGGCGTGGCGCGCGCGGCCGGCGGCAAGCCGGCCTGGAAGGGCGGCGAGGTCCATGGCTACATCACGCACGCGCCGGACGATCAGCCGCTGATCCTGTCGCTGATCGGCAAATCGCGGCCCAAGACGCTGATGCTGGTCAGCGACACGCCGGCCGCCGGGCTGGACGCCAATCCTGGGCCGGACCTGTCGGCCGTGCCGAACAACCATCTCGCTTATGCGGTGCAATGGTTCATCTTCGCGGCGCTGGCGGGGATCATCTATGTGCTCGCGCTCAGATGGCGGGGTACATCTCCAGCCAAGCCGTCATCCTGA
- the thrC gene encoding threonine synthase, translated as MRYVSTRGSAPVLDFQQVTLAGLASDGGLYLPEAWPTLSHEQIAALQGLSYVDTAVEVMAPFVEGTLTREHLKALCTQAYGRFSHAAVTPLVQLDGQHWLLELFHGPTLAFKDVALQFLGLLFERFLSGSDKHLTVVGATSGDTGSAAIDALAGRAGVDVFMLHPKGRVSDVQRRQMTTVLAPNIYNIAIDGSFDDAQALVKAMFNSPDFSGRFTLSAVNSINWARLMAQVVYYFYAAVRLGAPERPVAFSVPTGNFGDVFAGYVAAKMGLPVAKLIVATNVNDILHRALSEGDYSQGTVVPTPSPSMDIQVSSNFERLLFDLGGRDGAALAAQMQGFEASKAMRLTNAQRAGAEPLFVSDRIDLDDMALAMRWACDGTGEVIDPHTAIALAAARRIDLGNVPIVTLATAHPAKFRDAVERSTGARPSLPARIGDLFDREERYDSLPGTFDAVTAYIGERATPSA; from the coding sequence ATGCGCTACGTAAGCACTCGGGGCTCCGCGCCCGTTCTCGATTTCCAGCAAGTCACGCTGGCCGGCCTCGCCAGCGATGGCGGCTTGTACCTGCCCGAGGCGTGGCCGACGCTCAGCCACGAGCAGATCGCCGCGCTGCAGGGACTGTCCTATGTCGATACCGCCGTCGAGGTGATGGCGCCGTTCGTCGAGGGCACGCTCACTCGCGAACACCTGAAGGCGCTTTGCACGCAGGCTTACGGCCGGTTCAGCCACGCCGCGGTCACGCCTTTGGTGCAGCTCGACGGACAGCATTGGCTGCTCGAACTGTTCCATGGCCCGACGCTGGCGTTCAAGGACGTGGCGCTGCAATTCCTCGGCCTGCTGTTCGAACGCTTCCTGAGCGGCAGCGACAAGCACCTCACAGTCGTCGGCGCGACGTCGGGCGACACCGGATCGGCGGCGATCGATGCGCTGGCGGGGCGGGCCGGCGTGGACGTGTTCATGCTCCACCCCAAGGGCCGCGTGTCGGACGTGCAGCGTCGGCAGATGACCACCGTGCTCGCGCCCAACATCTACAATATCGCGATCGACGGCAGCTTCGACGACGCGCAGGCGCTGGTGAAGGCGATGTTCAACTCGCCCGACTTCAGCGGCAGGTTCACCCTGTCGGCGGTCAACTCGATCAACTGGGCGCGGCTGATGGCGCAGGTCGTCTATTATTTCTATGCCGCCGTGCGCCTCGGCGCGCCGGAGCGGCCGGTGGCGTTCTCGGTGCCGACGGGCAATTTCGGCGACGTGTTCGCCGGCTATGTCGCGGCCAAGATGGGTCTGCCGGTCGCCAAACTGATCGTCGCGACCAACGTCAACGACATCCTGCACCGCGCGCTGTCGGAGGGCGATTACTCGCAAGGCACGGTCGTGCCGACCCCCTCCCCGTCGATGGACATCCAGGTGTCGAGCAATTTCGAGCGGCTGCTGTTCGATCTCGGTGGTCGCGATGGCGCGGCGCTGGCGGCGCAGATGCAGGGGTTCGAGGCGTCGAAGGCGATGCGGCTGACCAATGCGCAGCGGGCCGGAGCGGAGCCGTTGTTCGTCAGCGACCGGATCGATCTCGACGACATGGCGCTCGCGATGCGCTGGGCCTGCGACGGCACCGGCGAGGTGATCGACCCGCATACCGCGATCGCTTTGGCCGCCGCGCGGCGGATCGACTTAGGAAACGTACCGATCGTCACGTTGGCGACCGCGCATCCGGCCAAGTTCCGCGATGCCGTGGAACGCTCGACCGGCGCGCGCCCCTCCCTGCCCGCGCGGATCGGCGACCTGTTCGATCGCGAGGAACGCTATGACAGCCTGCCCGGCACGTTCGACGCGGTAACGGCCTATATCGGCGAGCGCGCCACCCCGTCGGCATGA
- a CDS encoding class I SAM-dependent methyltransferase — MKLETLIGEPWADYGLIDSGHGRKLERYGRFRFIRPEAQALWAPAKSDWKAHGEFVPGSDEDGGGRWEFNEPVPREGWPLKWDDVSFTANNTPFRHLGFFPDMAPVWSWMREQVSDKAEPECMNLFGYTGVGTCAMAARGVKMVHVDASKKSVEAARANAALSGLSDKPIRWMTDDATKFVAREVRRGRRYDGILLDPPKYGRGPDGEVWKLEEGLPGLIQDCRKLLDDESRFLFLTVYAVRMSALAIGELLRQTFADLGGTVEAGELAVREEARGLIMPTAIWARWHR; from the coding sequence ATGAAGCTCGAAACCCTGATCGGCGAACCGTGGGCGGATTACGGCCTGATCGATTCGGGCCATGGCCGGAAGCTGGAACGCTATGGCCGCTTCCGCTTCATCCGGCCCGAAGCGCAGGCCTTGTGGGCACCCGCCAAGTCCGACTGGAAGGCACATGGCGAGTTCGTGCCCGGATCGGACGAGGATGGCGGAGGGCGCTGGGAATTCAACGAACCCGTGCCCCGCGAAGGCTGGCCGCTGAAGTGGGACGACGTGTCCTTCACCGCCAACAACACGCCCTTCCGCCATCTCGGCTTCTTCCCGGACATGGCACCGGTGTGGAGCTGGATGCGCGAACAGGTGTCCGACAAAGCCGAACCCGAATGCATGAACCTGTTCGGCTATACCGGCGTCGGCACCTGCGCGATGGCGGCGCGGGGCGTGAAGATGGTGCATGTCGACGCCTCCAAGAAGTCGGTCGAGGCCGCGCGGGCCAATGCCGCATTGTCGGGCCTGTCCGACAAGCCGATCCGCTGGATGACCGACGATGCGACCAAGTTCGTCGCGCGCGAAGTGCGGCGCGGGCGGCGCTACGACGGCATCCTGCTCGATCCGCCGAAATACGGCCGCGGCCCGGATGGAGAGGTGTGGAAGCTGGAGGAGGGCCTACCGGGCCTGATCCAGGATTGCCGCAAGCTGCTCGACGACGAATCGCGCTTCCTGTTCCTCACCGTCTATGCGGTGCGCATGTCCGCGCTGGCGATCGGCGAGCTGCTGCGCCAGACCTTCGCCGATCTCGGCGGCACGGTGGAGGCGGGCGAACTGGCGGTGCGCGAGGAAGCGCGCGGGCTGATCATGCCGACCGCGATCTGGGCCCGCTGGCACCGCTGA
- a CDS encoding acetyl-CoA C-acyltransferase, whose translation MREAAIVATARTPIGKAYRGAFNITEAPVLAGHVMNAAVERAGIDPSRIDEIFWGVGGQFGTQGGNAGRMAVFAANLPQSVPAFTLDRKCGSGLTAVALAARSIICDEMDVALAGGMESISLTVTKEMPRYVNQSVIANEPAAYIPMIETAEIVALRYGITREAQDAYGAQSQQRAVAGLKAGAFAEEIAPITVEKAIFDKAGTQTGTEMVTLSQDEGIRDGTTAEGLAGLKTVWPGGEFTGPGTNITAGNASQLSDGASAQILMDRKTAEAEGKQILGIYRGFQAAGCGPEEMGIGPVFAIPKLLDRAGLSVEDIGLWELNEAFASQCLYCRDHLGIDPERYNVNGGAIAIGHPFGMTGSRLVGHALIEGRKRGVRYVVVSMCTAGGMGAAGLFEIV comes from the coding sequence ATGCGTGAAGCCGCCATCGTCGCCACCGCCCGCACGCCGATCGGCAAGGCGTATCGCGGCGCGTTCAACATCACCGAGGCGCCGGTGCTGGCCGGCCATGTGATGAACGCTGCGGTCGAGCGCGCCGGGATCGATCCCAGTCGCATCGACGAGATCTTCTGGGGCGTCGGCGGGCAGTTCGGCACGCAGGGCGGAAATGCCGGACGCATGGCGGTGTTCGCCGCGAACCTGCCGCAGAGCGTGCCGGCCTTCACGCTCGACCGGAAATGCGGTTCCGGACTGACGGCCGTCGCGCTCGCCGCGCGCTCGATCATCTGCGACGAGATGGACGTAGCGCTCGCCGGGGGCATGGAATCGATCAGCCTGACCGTCACCAAGGAAATGCCCCGCTACGTCAACCAGTCGGTGATCGCCAACGAACCGGCGGCCTATATCCCGATGATCGAGACCGCCGAGATCGTCGCGCTGCGCTACGGCATCACCCGCGAGGCGCAGGACGCGTACGGCGCGCAGAGCCAGCAGCGCGCGGTTGCCGGGCTGAAGGCCGGCGCGTTCGCCGAGGAGATCGCGCCGATCACGGTGGAGAAGGCGATCTTCGACAAGGCCGGCACGCAAACCGGCACCGAGATGGTCACGCTCAGCCAGGACGAGGGCATTCGCGACGGCACGACCGCCGAGGGACTGGCCGGGCTGAAGACGGTGTGGCCGGGCGGCGAATTCACCGGCCCCGGCACCAACATCACCGCGGGCAATGCCAGCCAGCTGTCGGACGGCGCATCGGCGCAGATCCTGATGGATCGCAAGACGGCGGAAGCCGAGGGCAAGCAGATCCTTGGCATCTATCGCGGCTTCCAGGCGGCCGGATGCGGCCCGGAGGAAATGGGCATCGGGCCGGTGTTCGCGATCCCCAAGCTGCTCGATCGCGCCGGGCTGTCGGTGGAGGATATCGGCCTGTGGGAGCTGAACGAAGCGTTCGCGTCGCAATGCCTGTATTGCCGCGATCATCTCGGCATCGATCCGGAGAGGTACAACGTCAATGGCGGCGCGATCGCGATAGGGCATCCGTTCGGGATGACGGGGTCGCGGCTGGTGGGCCATGCGCTGATCGAGGGACGCAAGCGCGGTGTGCGCTATGTCGTGGTGTCGATGTGCACGGCTGGCGGGATGGGCGCGGCTGGACTTTTCGAGATAGTCTGA